The sequence CGCGGTCGTCGAGGATGCGGTGCATCGCGCGTTTGTCGCGCCGGGCGGTGGCGAAGCCGTCCGCGTTGGCGGTCGGCAGGCCCATGCGGGTGGCGAGGAGGTCGGCGACGTCCGCGCCGCTCTCGGCGCCGGCCAGCACGTGGTGGACGCTGAGTCGGGCGAGTTCCCCGGCGGTGGCGTCGATGTCGCCGGTGAAGTCGAGCCGGTCTCGGAAGTCCTCGGGGTGGAAGGTGCCGATCTGCTGCTCGAAGTGGGCGTCGTGGTTGCGGACGTGGACGACCGGGACGCCGCGGGAGCGGAGGGCGGGCCCGAGCAGGTGGCCCGATCCGAAGGCGTCGACGACTGCGACCGCCCTGCTGTTGTAGCCGTGGTAGAGCAAGGTTCTCCTGACTCCGTGCTGCGGATGCTGGCGGTCAGCGGGTTGCGGGCAGCGGGGTGTCCGCGGTGACCCGGGCGGTGCGCGCCGGGTCCGTCCAGGGGGCGAGCTTGCGCGGGTTGGCGGCGCTGCGCAGGACGAGGCCGAGTAGGTCGCGGTAGGGGATTCCGGCGGCCTGGGCGGAGAGCACCAGGTTGCTGCCGTGCTGGACGCCGGGGAGGGTGTTCAGTTCGAGCAGCTGGGGCTCGCCGTCCTCGGGGAGGATGAAGTCGACGCGGACGGCGCCCTCGGGGTCGAGCAGGCCGAGGACGCGGCGGGTGGCCTCGTGCAGCCGCCGCAGCCGCGGGTCGGCGGTGTCGGTGAGCGCCTCGTAGCGGACGGAGCCGGCCTTCTCGCCGTGGAGCTTGCTGTACTCGTCGTAGTACTCGCGGTCGGTGGCGCAGGCGATCGGCGGGAGCAGGACGACCTGGTCGCCGATGCGCAGCGCGGAGACGGTGACGGTTGCGCCGTCGACGAAGGTCTCGGCGATGACGTCGCCGAAGCCGGCCTCGCGCAGCCGGCCGAGAGTGGACCGGAAGTCGTCGGGCTCGGTGACGAGGACGGTGCCGATGCTGCTGCCGCCGTTGACGGCCTTGAGCATGAGCGGGAAGCGGTCGACGGCGGGGGTGTCGGCGCCGTCGGCGAGCCGCTGGTGGGCGGGTGAGGCGACGCCGCTGGTGGCGACCACGAGCTTGGTGAGCCGCTTGTCGGCGCCGATGGCGCTGGTGGCGACGCCGCTTCCGGTGTAGGGGACGCCGAGGTAGGCGAGGGTGCCCTGGAGGTTGCCGTCCTCCCCGAAGTCACCGTGGGTGTTGAGGAAGGCGGCGTCGAACTCCATGACACGGGAGGGGAATTCGGGGTCGGTGGGGTCGAGCCACTGAGCCTGGACGCCGAGTTCGCGCAGGCCGCCGAGGACGTCGTTGACGGACCACTCGCTCTGCGGCTTGCTCTCCATGTAGAGGCGGTCCTCGATGGAGGCGGCGCCGTACACGACGGCGACCTTCCAGCCGGGCAGCGGGGCGACGGCGGTGCGGACGAGTTCGTCGAGCTCGTGGGGCTGGTGGTCGTGCCAGCTGGTGATGTTCATGGTGTCTCTCCGATGGGAGGCGTGGTGCCGGGTGACGTCCGGTCAGCCCGCGGCGGGCTCCGGCCGGGCCCGGTGCACGTAGGGCAGGAGGGAGTCGGCGGTCAGCGGTTCGGCGGGCGGCGCGGGGACGAGCGGCTCGCCGACCGGGCCGGTGGAGCCGGTCCTGGCGTCGGCCGCGGTCGGGCTGCCGGTGAAGCCGAGCTGGTGCCAGATCCGGTCGGCGAGGGCCGGCACCAGGGGGTGGCCGAGCAGGGCGAGGCCGAGCAGCCACTGCGCGGGGCCGTCGCCGGGCTCGGAGCGCATCCAGCGGTCGAGGTGGCCGACGGCGGCTGCCAGGTCGAGCCGGTCGGGGCGCAGCACCTCGTGCTGCTCGTCGAGGGCCCGGAGGACGGCGGCGCCGGCGGTGACCGGCCCGCGGGCGGCGCGGACCGCCTCGACGGCGGGCAGCAGTGCCCGGTGCTGCCAGGCGCGGAACTCCGCGACCTGCGCGACCAGTCCGTCCAGGGTGAGGTCCGCGGTGCCGTGGTCCAGCGGTGCGTGCAGCAGGTGGTGGCGCAGTTCGTCGGCGGTGATCGAGCTGCCTTCGAGGAGTTCGCTGAGCCAGATGCCGTGGCGCTTGCTGGTGGAGCACTTCTGGCCCTCGAAGTACAGCATTCCGTTGGCGATCGCGGCGTCGAAGGGCTTCAGCGCGCCGCCGGACCCCTGGGCGATGACGTGCGGGGAGACGAAGCCGGGGCGGGAGTTGTCGCTGCCGAAGA comes from Streptomyces sp. TLI_235 and encodes:
- a CDS encoding D-alanine-D-alanine ligase — protein: MNITSWHDHQPHELDELVRTAVAPLPGWKVAVVYGAASIEDRLYMESKPQSEWSVNDVLGGLRELGVQAQWLDPTDPEFPSRVMEFDAAFLNTHGDFGEDGNLQGTLAYLGVPYTGSGVATSAIGADKRLTKLVVATSGVASPAHQRLADGADTPAVDRFPLMLKAVNGGSSIGTVLVTEPDDFRSTLGRLREAGFGDVIAETFVDGATVTVSALRIGDQVVLLPPIACATDREYYDEYSKLHGEKAGSVRYEALTDTADPRLRRLHEATRRVLGLLDPEGAVRVDFILPEDGEPQLLELNTLPGVQHGSNLVLSAQAAGIPYRDLLGLVLRSAANPRKLAPWTDPARTARVTADTPLPATR